The Aquidulcibacter paucihalophilus genomic interval AACACTTCAGGGCCGTGCTGCGAGCATGGAACCCGCAGTTGCTTTCACTGTGGAACAAATCTATTGATCACGCTACGGACTGATTCAGTCGAAAAACAAACAAGCTAAGGTGAGGCTGGCCCATGGAAGACAATGCTCAACTTCTCGAGATGACTGCGGACATCGTTTCGGCTTATGTCGGCAACAACAATGTGCAGGCGTCCGAAGTTCCGGGCCTGATCTCCAGCATCCATGCCGCCCTGACCCAGGTCTCGACCGGCGCTGTCGAGCCGGAGCCCGAGGTCAAGGACCCGGCCGTGCCGGTTCGCAAGTCGATCACGCCCGATTTCCTGATCTGCCTGGAAGACGGCCGCAAGTTCAAATCGCTGAAGCGCCACCTGCGCACCAAATACAATATGAGCCCCGAGGAATACCGGGCCAAATGGGGTCTGGCGAAAGACTATCCGATGGTCGCCCCGAACTACGCCAAGGCGCGTTCGGACCTCGCCAAGCAGATGGGCCTCGGCCAGGGCGGCCGCAAACCCGCCCGCGCCGCCGGCGGCCGCGCCAAGAAGTAATCCGGACGTTCTGTTCGGCAGAAGCGCCCGCCTCCAGTCATGGGGGCGGGCGTTTTGCTGTATTGGGTCAGGCCGCGACGGCCCCGCGGCGCATACGCCAGAAGCGCAGGGTCCTGAGCGCGGCGTCGCGGCTCAGCTCGGCGTACATCCGGGCGTAGGAATGGGCCTTGGCCATGGCGTCGCCGTCGTCGTTCAGCAGGACGACCGCATAGGTCAGGAACAGGGCGCGATCGAGGTCGGCGGACTTGCAGACCACCGCCAGGGCGTCGAGTTCGCGGCGCTCGACGATCTGGCGGGCGGTGTGGAAATCGATGTCCGACAACTGGGCCAGGGCGATCAGGAACGAGGTCGTGCCGCCCGACCGCAGGAAGCGGGCCAGCATCTGCGGTGTCAGCTGACCCGCTGCCTTGAGTTCTTCCACATAGGCCGAGCATTCGGCGTAGTCGGCGGGCAGGGCACCGTCGTCGGTGGCGATGCGGGCCCGGCCGGCGGCCAGGGCGCTCTCCAGCAGGGCCGGGTCCATGCGGGCGTTCTGTTCGAGGATCCGCGTCCGGAGCCGGGCCTCGACCACGAAATACATCTCGTTGAGCAGGTCGGCCGGGAGGCTGGTCCGCGAGACCGTGGCCTCATGCAGCGCGGGATTGACCCGCGCCCGCTCGACGGCGGCCTCGGACGATTTGCGCGACAGCTGGGCGCCGTCGTTGCGCAGCAGGGTTCCGAGGGTCTCGTCATCGCCGCGCTCGACAATGACGTCGGCCACGGCTTCGGACACCGAGGGGCGGGCCGAAACGGCGCGCAGGTGGTCCTGGCCATGCTTGCGAACGACGCCCAGCAGGTCCTCGTCGGTCAGGACCGGAGAGGTGGTCAGGACGGCCTTCGCGACCGCGGCCTCGTCATTGGCCAGTTTGTGGATCAGGGCATGGGGCGCGTTCGGCGCCGTGGCGAAACGGGCGGAGAGTTCGGCGCGGACGGCGGTTTCCATGTCCGCGGCCAGGCTGGACAGGACGGATCCGTAGAGCGTGTCCTCCGCAGCGCTGTGGGTGGCGGCGCCGAAGAAGCGGTCGGTCAGTTCACGCAGCAGGGCCCGCCGCTTCTCGCTCGACCCCTCCTCGGCCATGGCGATCAGTTCGGGCAGGCGGGAAGGAGAAGACGCGGTCGTCACTGGTGGTCCCCGTCGGAGGCGGCGGGCGCGGGACGCACCCGGCCCTGGGCGTCGCGGATCAGCGTCGGCCCCTGTTCGGGCGCAGCGAGGTCCTGGGAGGCTATGGTCTCGGGCATGCTGACGACCAGGGCATCGACATAGTTCGGCGCAGGCATCTCAAGCGCGTCCGGCTGTCGGCCGTTCTGGCGGTGGACCGAGTAATAGCGGCCGCCCTGAACCGGCGGGCGTTCGCCGCTGTTGCTGACTTCGGCCACGCGGCGCGGCTGCGGCGTCGCACCGGGCGTAGCGGCGGCAGGCTCGAGGACGGGCTGGGCAGCAGGCGGCGCGGCGGGCGCGTCCCGCTGCATGCGGAAGATCGGCGCGTCGCGTCGCGGGGCCATGGGATCGAACGGGCCGCTCTCGATCGGAGCAGGCTGGGCCGGTGCCGGCGTATAGATCACCTCGGCCGGCACCGCCTGACCGCGACCACCGGGATCCGGCAGATAGTCGGGCGTCGCACGGGGCTGGGGCGGAGGTGCCGGAGCCGGCGTGGGCGCGGGGCGCGGCGCGGCAGGAGCGACCCTCG includes:
- a CDS encoding DUF2336 domain-containing protein, whose translation is MAEEGSSEKRRALLRELTDRFFGAATHSAAEDTLYGSVLSSLAADMETAVRAELSARFATAPNAPHALIHKLANDEAAVAKAVLTTSPVLTDEDLLGVVRKHGQDHLRAVSARPSVSEAVADVIVERGDDETLGTLLRNDGAQLSRKSSEAAVERARVNPALHEATVSRTSLPADLLNEMYFVVEARLRTRILEQNARMDPALLESALAAGRARIATDDGALPADYAECSAYVEELKAAGQLTPQMLARFLRSGGTTSFLIALAQLSDIDFHTARQIVERRELDALAVVCKSADLDRALFLTYAVVLLNDDGDAMAKAHSYARMYAELSRDAALRTLRFWRMRRGAVAA
- a CDS encoding MucR family transcriptional regulator — translated: MEDNAQLLEMTADIVSAYVGNNNVQASEVPGLISSIHAALTQVSTGAVEPEPEVKDPAVPVRKSITPDFLICLEDGRKFKSLKRHLRTKYNMSPEEYRAKWGLAKDYPMVAPNYAKARSDLAKQMGLGQGGRKPARAAGGRAKK